The Thioflexithrix psekupsensis genomic interval AGAAGGGCGAGAAGGCCACGCTTCCTACGCGCCATGCAGCGTCAAAGGGCTGCTCAGTCATGGTTACGACTACTGGGCATTAGGACATGTGCATCATCGAGAAATCGTTCACCAATCCCCTTACATCGTTTTTCCGGGCAACGTGCAAGGTCGTCACGTGCGCGAAGCGGGCGCAAAAGGCTGCACATTGGTCACGGTACGCGATCACGTCACCGAATTGAAACATTGTCCCCTAGATGTTTTACGTTGGGACGTGTGTGAACTCGATATTACTCCGTTTAGCCAAGCCGAAGATTTAATACAAGACACCCGCGACCGCATGGCACAGCTATTACAACAAGCCCATGATCGCCCTTTGGCCGTGCGTTTAATTCTCACCGGAAGCAGCGACGTACACACTCAATTACACCGTCAACCCGAACGCTGGTTAAACGAACTCCGCGCCGCCGCCACCGACGGCGGTTTAGGCCATTTGTGGATAGAAAAAATCCTATTGCAAAGCACACCACCGACCCCTTTAGAAGACTTTAATAGTGGCCCTTTGGGCGAATTAATGTCTACTTTACGTCGCTTACCGGTGGATCAAAACGAATTGGATTTACTGCGCGCCGAATTAAAACCACTCAAACAAGCCCTACCT includes:
- a CDS encoding metallophosphoesterase family protein, with translation MKFIHAADIHLDSPLCGLARYEGAPLEQMQTATRRAFLNLIDLACQEAVDFVLLAGDLYDGDWKDYNTGLFFHQQMTRLRAAHIPVFIVYGNHDAGNVMTRQLQLPDNVREFSQQHPETFRLDNLKVALHGQSFPTRAVSEDLSANYPKPITGYYNIGLLHTSLEGREGHASYAPCSVKGLLSHGYDYWALGHVHHREIVHQSPYIVFPGNVQGRHVREAGAKGCTLVTVRDHVTELKHCPLDVLRWDVCELDITPFSQAEDLIQDTRDRMAQLLQQAHDRPLAVRLILTGSSDVHTQLHRQPERWLNELRAAATDGGLGHLWIEKILLQSTPPTPLEDFNSGPLGELMSTLRRLPVDQNELDLLRAELKPLKQALPVELRSDSIDPDNPETIRHLLGGVEEFLMARLLAQST